A DNA window from Agrobacterium vaccinii contains the following coding sequences:
- a CDS encoding tripartite tricarboxylate transporter TctB family protein, with translation MTVRNWPLATFGITIFAIGIAVFLNARGIQGGFGYDAVGPAVFPMIIGGGFMVSAILMCLESLSVDADATNSEEKTNVWPVIVISAAVLIEALLIKKAGWVPMATLVFMAGAWAFGDRRLLLNAVFGLVLSGIILFAFNWGLGLDLPLGILAPILPANQ, from the coding sequence ATGACTGTCAGAAACTGGCCACTGGCCACATTCGGCATCACCATATTCGCAATAGGGATTGCGGTGTTTCTTAATGCCCGCGGCATTCAGGGCGGGTTTGGCTATGACGCCGTCGGCCCCGCTGTCTTCCCGATGATCATCGGTGGAGGCTTCATGGTCTCTGCCATTTTGATGTGCCTCGAAAGCCTCAGCGTCGATGCCGACGCGACTAATAGCGAAGAGAAAACAAACGTCTGGCCGGTCATCGTCATTTCGGCAGCCGTGCTGATCGAGGCGCTGCTGATCAAAAAGGCCGGTTGGGTGCCCATGGCAACGCTTGTCTTCATGGCTGGCGCCTGGGCTTTCGGTGATCGCAGGCTGCTTCTGAATGCTGTTTTCGGCCTCGTGCTGTCCGGCATCATTCTCTTCGCCTTCAACTGGGGGCTCGGCCTCGATCTTCCGCTCGGCATTCTCGCGCCGATCCTTCCTGCCAACCAGTAG
- a CDS encoding isocitrate lyase/PEP mutase family protein produces the protein MSLRAEYRKLILERAGHVMPGVYDALSARIAERAGFKLIGGGGFAAIGTMLGGADMGQSNMRDYADHYGRICAAVNVPVSVDADTGFGDVHNVTQMVRSFETAGVSGIMIGDQSFPNRCGYLPGKDVISVEEMIAKIRAAVAARRDPDLVIIARTDSRSDFGLDEAIMRCKLYLEAGADLAKPQGVDRPEEIARCMEEIPCEFAATLSQAAKQRFTDITELKAQGVATISMPSISLFAAAHAVDATLRSLATAGSLSSVETGLMRLDDYNELVNLNGMMANEIEFREEATRLVQRQNARSTTQSSETIDMGGNVR, from the coding sequence ATGTCGCTGAGAGCCGAATATCGAAAACTCATCCTTGAGCGCGCAGGCCACGTCATGCCCGGCGTTTACGATGCCCTGTCTGCCAGAATTGCAGAACGTGCAGGCTTCAAGCTGATCGGTGGCGGTGGCTTTGCCGCCATCGGCACCATGCTGGGCGGCGCCGATATGGGGCAATCCAACATGCGCGATTATGCCGACCACTACGGTCGCATCTGCGCGGCGGTCAATGTGCCCGTATCAGTGGATGCCGACACAGGGTTCGGCGATGTGCACAATGTGACACAGATGGTTCGCAGTTTCGAAACGGCGGGCGTGTCCGGTATCATGATCGGCGACCAGAGCTTTCCCAACCGCTGTGGATATCTGCCGGGCAAGGACGTGATCTCCGTGGAGGAAATGATCGCCAAGATACGCGCCGCCGTCGCCGCCCGCCGCGATCCCGATCTGGTCATCATTGCGCGCACTGACAGCCGCAGCGATTTCGGGCTGGATGAAGCGATCATGCGCTGTAAGCTCTATCTTGAAGCGGGTGCAGACCTCGCTAAGCCGCAAGGTGTCGACAGGCCGGAGGAAATTGCCCGCTGCATGGAAGAAATCCCCTGCGAATTTGCGGCGACCCTGTCTCAGGCCGCCAAGCAGCGTTTTACCGATATCACGGAGTTGAAGGCACAGGGCGTGGCCACCATCAGCATGCCATCCATTTCTCTGTTTGCCGCCGCCCACGCGGTCGATGCAACCTTGCGATCGCTTGCCACGGCAGGCTCGCTGTCTTCAGTCGAAACGGGGCTGATGCGGCTTGATGACTACAATGAACTCGTCAATCTCAATGGCATGATGGCCAATGAAATCGAGTTTCGGGAGGAGGCAACACGCCTCGTCCAGCGCCAAAATGCGCGCTCCACCACACAATCTTCAGAAACCATCGACATGGGAGGAAACGTTCGATGA
- a CDS encoding tripartite tricarboxylate transporter permease produces MDTFFDLMNGFAVALTPANIGWSLLGVTLGTAIGVLPGIGPATTVALLMPLTLGLDPISAFIMFAGIYYGAQYGGSTASILLNTPGEAGAMMTALDGNAMARKGRGAQALATAAIGSFIAGTIATIGLTFAAPLLVNVALLLTAPDYFALMILSLATVTTVIGRSIGKGIAALCFGLFLGCIGLDPQTGQERFTFGIIELLDGIDTVVVAVGLFAVGETLFVAAREGGVADKIHALKGSIWMSREDWSRSWKPWLRGTLIGFPIGAIPAGGSELPTILSYTLEKKLSRNPEEFGKGAIEGVAGPEAANNASAAGALSPLLALGLPTSTTAAVLLAAFQQYGLRPGPLLFESNSDLVWGLIASLYIGNVLLLILNLPMVGIWVKLLSIPKPWLYGGILVLASLGTYSINGNAIDIFLLWIIGIIGFFCRVLDVPIVPCILGLILGPMIEQQMRRSLAISQGDWTVFLTHPASALMLALAASIIFIPALMRLRRSNDPAPGNAEAP; encoded by the coding sequence ATGGATACTTTTTTTGATCTCATGAACGGCTTTGCCGTTGCTCTCACACCCGCCAATATCGGTTGGTCGCTTCTGGGCGTCACACTGGGAACCGCCATCGGCGTGCTGCCCGGCATCGGCCCTGCGACCACAGTGGCGCTTCTGATGCCGCTGACACTTGGGCTTGATCCCATCTCGGCCTTCATCATGTTTGCGGGCATCTATTACGGCGCTCAGTACGGCGGCTCGACAGCCTCCATTCTGCTCAACACGCCCGGTGAAGCAGGCGCGATGATGACGGCGCTCGATGGTAACGCCATGGCCCGAAAGGGGCGCGGTGCGCAAGCGCTGGCCACCGCTGCCATCGGCTCGTTCATTGCCGGAACGATTGCGACCATCGGCCTGACATTCGCAGCGCCACTGCTGGTCAATGTCGCCCTGCTTTTGACGGCGCCCGATTATTTCGCACTGATGATCCTGTCGCTGGCGACGGTGACGACCGTCATCGGGCGGTCCATCGGCAAAGGTATCGCGGCACTCTGCTTCGGCCTGTTCCTCGGCTGTATCGGCCTCGATCCGCAGACCGGACAGGAACGCTTTACCTTCGGCATCATCGAACTCCTCGATGGCATCGACACCGTGGTGGTGGCAGTCGGTCTGTTCGCTGTCGGCGAAACGCTGTTCGTGGCGGCGCGTGAAGGCGGCGTGGCCGACAAGATCCATGCGCTGAAAGGCTCTATCTGGATGAGCCGCGAGGACTGGTCTCGGTCCTGGAAACCATGGCTGCGCGGCACGCTCATCGGTTTCCCGATCGGTGCCATTCCCGCAGGCGGAAGCGAATTGCCGACAATTCTCTCTTACACGCTGGAAAAGAAGCTGTCCCGCAACCCCGAAGAATTCGGTAAGGGTGCCATCGAAGGTGTTGCCGGGCCGGAAGCTGCCAACAATGCCTCGGCGGCTGGTGCCTTGTCTCCGTTGCTGGCGCTCGGGCTTCCGACCTCCACGACAGCCGCAGTTCTGCTCGCCGCCTTCCAGCAATATGGCCTGCGTCCCGGCCCGTTGCTGTTTGAAAGCAACAGCGATCTGGTCTGGGGTCTAATTGCCAGCCTTTACATCGGCAATGTGCTGCTGCTCATCCTCAACCTGCCCATGGTCGGCATCTGGGTGAAGCTGCTGTCGATCCCCAAGCCCTGGCTCTATGGCGGCATTCTGGTGCTGGCATCACTCGGCACCTATAGCATCAACGGCAATGCAATCGATATCTTCCTGCTTTGGATCATCGGCATCATCGGCTTCTTCTGCCGGGTTCTGGATGTGCCCATCGTGCCCTGCATTCTCGGTCTCATTCTGGGCCCGATGATCGAACAGCAGATGCGCCGTTCGCTGGCCATCAGCCAGGGTGACTGGACGGTGTTTCTGACCCACCCGGCCTCGGCACTCATGCTGGCACTGGCGGCCTCCATCATCTTTATTCCAGCCCTTATGCGTCTTCGCCGGTCCAACGACCCGGCTCCCGGCAATGCCGAAGCGCCCTGA
- a CDS encoding response regulator yields MPQDRIAVLVVENEALIRSAIVADLEAEGFEVFEAANATEAIVVLAINPAISVLFTDIDIPGDVDGLKLAAFVRDRWPPIKIIMTSRHHHLRDQTLGIGEHFIPKPYQPDHVIASLRKLVSLD; encoded by the coding sequence GTGCCCCAGGACCGGATTGCCGTACTCGTCGTTGAGAACGAGGCACTCATTCGATCTGCTATCGTTGCGGATTTGGAAGCAGAGGGCTTCGAGGTCTTTGAGGCTGCAAACGCAACGGAAGCGATCGTCGTGTTGGCAATCAACCCTGCCATTAGCGTCCTGTTTACCGACATCGATATTCCCGGTGATGTAGACGGCCTGAAACTTGCAGCGTTTGTGAGGGATCGATGGCCACCGATCAAGATCATCATGACATCCCGTCATCACCATTTGCGCGACCAGACGCTCGGTATCGGAGAACATTTCATCCCTAAACCGTATCAGCCAGACCATGTCATTGCTTCGCTGCGTAAGCTTGTGTCGCTAGACTGA
- a CDS encoding Crp/Fnr family transcriptional regulator, whose translation MSNLQQSTVHNKLLSALDPVDFSRLAPHLEALELPRLYELSSSGKIANYCYFLDRGIASVVAQVSGGRKAEIGIFGSEGMFPTSLIMHDPTAPYSTFMQVAGYGYRIQSIHVSHAMEQSFNLRSLLLRFAQVMSVQTAFTALSNATDNIEQRLARWLLMCHDRSNGEAIGLTHAFISEVLAVRRQSVTTALHVLEGQHLISAERNQIKILERQGLESFASGTYGPAEAEYRRLVGPF comes from the coding sequence ATGAGCAATCTTCAACAATCGACGGTTCATAATAAACTCCTCTCGGCGTTGGACCCGGTCGATTTCTCCCGTCTTGCCCCCCATCTGGAAGCGCTGGAACTGCCGAGGCTGTATGAGCTCTCGTCATCCGGCAAGATTGCCAACTACTGTTATTTTCTCGACCGAGGAATAGCGTCCGTCGTTGCGCAAGTCAGCGGAGGTCGGAAGGCAGAGATCGGCATTTTTGGTTCGGAAGGCATGTTTCCGACCTCGCTCATCATGCACGATCCGACCGCGCCCTATTCGACATTCATGCAGGTTGCCGGATACGGCTACAGAATCCAGAGCATCCATGTGTCCCATGCCATGGAGCAGAGCTTCAATCTTCGATCCCTGCTGTTAAGATTTGCTCAGGTGATGTCCGTTCAGACGGCGTTTACAGCGCTTTCCAACGCCACTGACAACATCGAGCAGCGCCTCGCTCGCTGGCTGCTGATGTGCCATGACAGATCGAATGGCGAGGCCATCGGCCTCACACACGCGTTCATTTCAGAAGTGCTGGCCGTGCGGCGCCAAAGCGTCACCACCGCACTCCATGTTCTGGAGGGTCAACATCTGATTTCGGCGGAACGAAATCAGATCAAGATACTGGAGCGACAGGGTCTGGAGAGCTTTGCGAGCGGCACCTATGGCCCTGCCGAAGCAGAATACCGACGCCTGGTCGGCCCGTTCTAG
- a CDS encoding isocitrate lyase/PEP mutase family protein → MHLRPTVISGRMSSELRRQLREDRKPLVGISGATPHHAQLTEAAGFRLFFQSGSQAAAHIMGMPDAGLMTLTEAVDNIRRICQSITIPVITDCETGFGNAVNTTRAVHEFITAGVAGFFLEDQTFPKRCGFTKGVEVVSISEASAKYRAACAKRDELDPDVVVIARTDSRAAVGGSVDEVLRRCEAYLTCGVDMLMVMALQSREEMQRVLEAFPEADLYINASSIKPALSAAEYEASGAAVYNISISKVSQLMMEAFLRDCKERSADAFNDFMETQKSSKLGTFSYLDLTGFPAVLDIEKRFLPEESLAKYAGSLGEYDPRG, encoded by the coding sequence ATGCATCTTCGCCCAACCGTCATATCCGGTCGTATGAGTTCGGAGCTGCGACGTCAGCTGCGGGAAGACCGCAAGCCGCTGGTCGGCATCTCAGGCGCAACGCCGCATCATGCACAACTGACGGAAGCGGCAGGCTTTCGCCTGTTCTTCCAGTCCGGCTCACAGGCAGCGGCCCACATCATGGGCATGCCGGATGCGGGCCTGATGACGTTGACAGAAGCGGTCGATAATATCCGCCGTATCTGCCAGTCCATTACCATTCCTGTCATAACCGATTGCGAAACGGGCTTTGGTAATGCGGTCAACACAACACGCGCCGTGCACGAATTCATCACTGCTGGTGTGGCGGGTTTTTTCCTTGAGGATCAGACTTTTCCCAAGCGTTGCGGCTTCACCAAGGGTGTCGAGGTTGTGTCGATCTCGGAGGCCAGCGCCAAATATCGCGCCGCTTGTGCCAAGCGCGATGAACTGGACCCTGACGTTGTCGTCATCGCCAGAACCGATTCGCGCGCAGCCGTTGGCGGCAGCGTCGATGAGGTCCTGCGTCGCTGCGAGGCCTATCTGACTTGTGGCGTCGATATGCTGATGGTGATGGCGCTTCAGAGCCGCGAAGAAATGCAGCGCGTGCTGGAAGCCTTCCCAGAGGCGGACCTTTACATCAATGCAAGCTCCATCAAGCCTGCGCTGTCGGCAGCCGAGTATGAGGCAAGCGGTGCCGCTGTCTACAATATTTCCATCTCGAAAGTTTCCCAATTGATGATGGAAGCATTTTTGCGCGATTGCAAAGAGAGAAGCGCCGACGCTTTCAACGACTTCATGGAAACCCAAAAATCTTCGAAACTCGGCACCTTCTCCTATCTCGACCTCACCGGCTTCCCGGCGGTTCTGGACATCGAAAAGCGATTTTTGCCTGAAGAAAGTCTAGCCAAATATGCGGGGTCACTGGGGGAGTATGACCCGAGGGGATAA
- a CDS encoding ArsR/SmtB family transcription factor yields the protein MKTTFSDDRAVLDSAGILAAMANAKRLHILDIISQREVPVGQLAEMVNLSQSALSQHLGKLRDANLVSTRRDAQTIYYSCNSSAAIHLLATLYDIFGIPQHPLATESSA from the coding sequence ATGAAAACTACGTTCTCCGATGACCGTGCGGTACTGGATTCTGCGGGCATTTTGGCAGCGATGGCCAATGCAAAGCGCCTGCATATTCTCGATATTATAAGCCAGCGGGAGGTGCCCGTCGGTCAGCTGGCCGAGATGGTGAACCTCAGCCAGTCTGCCTTGTCACAGCATCTGGGAAAACTTCGTGATGCCAATCTCGTCAGTACACGGCGAGATGCGCAGACGATTTATTACTCCTGCAATTCCTCGGCAGCTATTCATCTCCTCGCGACGCTCTACGATATTTTCGGGATACCGCAGCATCCGTTGGCAACTGAGTCGTCTGCCTGA